From a single Anomalospiza imberbis isolate Cuckoo-Finch-1a 21T00152 chromosome 16, ASM3175350v1, whole genome shotgun sequence genomic region:
- the CIITA gene encoding MHC class II transactivator isoform X3 translates to MEVRTKRQTMDSVFVPENGYLDLLHSDIDPLHLCTFFDPKSSGDEEGDFSTDLEVEASNYEQLNNVDFPYENGDGFFPCCNTTDAYAKIAELVEYVLKDQQEKQVEDIFAGNLILDDIAAENTEIFPDIKIQSCLKRTFLGSAAESYCDASEPKYKKIVEVPAASAGNGSFFAMPLNSHPVSCTSLTNQQMSCSVPAAHGLERSFIIPGLSEPLTTECQPVSVKGYQENLSLAGPPQQIFNFVLENGTSDVIVYPDLEKFQEVQDSLIPSEEPFKRPEQVETFCSSLKDYFRDTCKSVTMEREVNLDHLFIDGTLVQSHTETKTGKNSAKAMEKELVTCSLQEKEKTAIDRSQIFQIPQRKDLETKVIVVLGKAGMGKSILIQKICQDWSNGEFSQFEFVFWFDCKQISLPEKQYSLKQLLLEFFIKPQEGSKEIFEYMLQNPDKVLLIFDGFKGLHDHENFPRCSASQPEKDLCSIKELLSGLIQKKILNGCTLLFTARPKDKLYQYVSKVDKTIEIAGFSPQQRELYITKYFEESLYCDSALKLIKECEYLFSHCYSPVLCRFVCFLCETVLEMGEKSLPSTLTEVFLKFFQQKIMLMQTDVTTTQNQESLATLARVAWCLGEKHQSAMKSDLIPSKEVKEFALKYGVFLPFAFPRHSDSEEEEFGSTFSDFVIQNFLCALHLLLAEELKDKNLTKYLSFLSKKKKPYNWLDLMPRFLAGLMFLQDDPYFCSLSNEEAKQSTKKQKTFLKYIRRLQINTLCPERLLELLCCVYETQNNYLLQHVALRLEPELSFLGIVLTPPDVHVLHSILKRSRKEFSLDLRNSSIDMQGLQALVSLRNVTSFRASLSDTVRLWKSLEQTKDYELLKASTEKFVLDPFKAKTMKDISDLSDLVEMQKMMNCVQEASGCTSYEIPAIRNLRKLEFALGPACGLQGLLKLVKILAAFPSLQHLDLDALSENGIGDEGAKSLSEVFPTLTSLETLNLSQNKITDLGAENLATALPSLSSLKTLSLYNNNICDFGAENLAKILPTMTSLRVLDVQYNKITGVGAQQLTDSLRKCPHMKSLVMWNPTIPYGVLEHLHQLDSRISV, encoded by the exons ACAAAGAGACAAACCATGGATTCAGTATTTGTGCCTGAAAATGGCTACCTTGATTTACTGCACAGTGATATTGATCCATTGCATCTGTGTACTTTCTTTGATCCTAAGTCATCTGGAGATGAAGAAGGTGACTTCTCTACAG ATCTTGAGGTTGAGGCCAGCAACTATGAGCAGTTAAATAATGTGGATTTCCCATATGAAAATGGAGATGGGTTCTTCCCCTGTTGCAACACCACAGATGCTTATGCTAAAATAG CTGAATTAGTAGAATATGTGCTCAAGGATCAGCAGGAGAAGCAGGTCGAAGACATTTTTG CAGGGAACCTTATTTTGGATGACATTGCTGCTGAAAACACTGAGATATTTCCTGACATAAAGATCCAGTCATGTCTTAAACGAA CTTTCTTAGGCTCTGCAGCAGAGAGTTACTGTGATGCTTCGGAACCCAAATATAAGAAAATTG tggaAGTCCCTGCAGCTTCTGCAGGGAATGGCAGTTTCTTTGCTATGCCTCTCAACAGCCACCCAGTGAGCTGCACCTCTCTAACTAACCAGCAAATGTCTTGTTCTGTTCCTGCTGCCCATGGACTGGAAAGAAGCTTCATAATTCCTG GATTGTCAGAACCTTTGACCACAGAGTGCCAGCCAGTCAGTGTGAAAGGGTACCAAGAGAATCTAAGCTTGGCAGGTCCTCCTCAGCAGATATTTAACTTTGTTCTTGAAAATGGCACATCTGATGTTATAGTATATCCAG ATTTAGAGAAATTTCAAGAAGTTCAAGATTCCCTAATTCCTTCTGAAGAACCTTTCAAAAGACCAG AGCAAGTGGAAACTTTCTGTTCATCCCTTAAGGATTATTTCCGAGACACCTGCAAATCTGTGACCATGGAGCGGGAAGTAAATCTGGATCACCTGTTCATTGATGGGACACTTGTTCAAAGTCACACTGAAACCAAGACTGGAAAGAATAGTGCAAAAGCAATGGAAAAGGAGCTGGTAACCTGCAGCctgcaagagaaggaaaagacagCCATTGATAGAAGCCAAATATTTCAAATCCCACAGCGTAAAGACTTAGAGACTAAAGTGATTGTGgtgctgggaaaagcaggaatgggCAAAAGCATTCTCATTCAGAAGATCTGCCAGGACTGGTCCAATGGAGAGTTTTCTCAGTTTGAATTTGTATTTTGGTTTGACTGCAAACAAATAAGTTTGCCTGAGAAGCAATACAGcctgaagcagctgctgcttgaaTTTTTCATAAAACCTCAAGAGGGAAGCAAAGAGATCTTTGAGTATATGTTGCAAAATCCTGATAAAGTCCTTCTGATTTTTGATGGTTTTAAAGGATTGCACGATCATGAGAATTTTCCTCGTTGCTCAGCCAGCCAGCCTGAAAAGGATTTGTGCAGTATAAAGGAGCTGCTCTCAGGACTCATCCAAAAAAAGATACTCAATGGCTGTACTTTATTATTTACAGCAAGACCAAAAGACAAACTGTACCAGTACGTGTCCAAAGTGGATAAGACTATTGAAATTGCAGGATTTTCCCCTCAGCAGAGAGAATTGTACATAACCAAATACTTTGAAGAATCCCTTTACTGTGATAGTGCACTGAAATTAATCAAAGAGTGTGAGTACTTGTTCAGTCATTGTTACAGTCCTGTTTTGTGtagatttgtttgttttctctgtgagACAGTGCTTGAAATGGGAGAGAAAAGTCTTCCTTCAACTCTTACTGAAGTCTTCCTGAAATTTTTTCAGCAGAAGATCATGTTAATGCAAACAGATGTTACAACCACACAAAATCAAGAGAGTCTTGCTACCCTAGCTCGTGTAGCCTGGTGTCTTGGAGAAAAGCACCAAAGTGCCATGAAAAGTGATCTTATTCCTTCTAAGGAAGTTAAAGAGTTCGCTCTGAAGTATGGGGTTTTCCTGCCATTTGCATTCCCCAGACATTCAGATAGTGAAGAAGAGGAATTTGGGAGCACATTCTCTGATTTTGTCATTCAGAATTTCTTGTGTGCACTTCACCTTTTGTTAGCAGAAGAGCTCAAGGATAAAAATCTAACAAAATACTTGTCTTTTCTAtccaagaagaaaaaacctTATAACTGGTTAGATTTAATGCCTCGATTTTTGGCTGGTTTGATGTTTCTCCAGGATGACCCCTACTTCTGCTCTCTTTCAAATGAGGAAGCAAAGCAGTCAACCAAGAAGCAGAAGACATTCTTGAAATACATTAGAAGGCTGCAGATTAATACTCTCTGTCCAGAGAGGTTGCTGGAGCTTTTATGTTGTGTTTATGAAACACAGAACAATTATCTTCTGCAGCATGTGGCCTTGAGACTCGAGCCAGAGTTGTCTTTTCTGGGCATAGTTCTTACACCACCTGATGTCCATGTACTGCACTCTATTTTGAAAAGGTCAAGAAAAGAGTTTTCCTTGGATTTGCGGAACAGCAGCATTGACATGCAAGGGCTGCAAGCCTTGGTCAGCCTAAGGAATGTGACATCGTTCAG GGCTTCTCTGAGTGACACAGTCAGACTCTGGAAATCTTTAGAACAGACAAAAGACTACGAACTGCTGAAAGCATCCACAGAGAAATTTGTTCTTGATCCCTTTAAGGCAAAGACAATGAAGGACATCAGTGACCTCTCCGACCTTGTAGAGATGCAGAAGATGATGAATTG TGTGCAAGAAGCATCTGGTTGCACCAGCTATGAAATTCCTGCCATCAGAAACCTCAGAAAACTTGAATTTGC GCTGGGTCCAGCATGTGGCCTTCAAGGATTGCTAAAACTCGTGAAAATTCTTGCAGCATTTCCATCACTTCAGCATTTAGA CCTTGATGCTCTGAGTGAAAATGGCATAGGAGATGAAGGAGCAAAGAGTCTATCTGAAGTCTTTCCAACTCTGACATCACTGGAAACATTAAA TTTATCACAGAATAAAATAACAGACCTGGGTGCAGAGAACCTCGCTACAGCTCTTCCTTCCTTGTCTTCTTTAAAAACACTAAG CTTGTACAATAACAACATTTGTGATTTTGGAGCAGAAAATCTGGCAAAGATTCTTCCTACAATGACATCTTTAAGAGTGCTAGA TGTTCAGTATAACAAAATAACTGGTGTTGGAGCCCAGCAGCTGACTGACAGCCTACGAAAATGTCCCCATATGAAGAGCTTGGT GATGTGGAATCCCACCATTCCCTATGGCGTTCTTGAACACCTTCACCAGCTGGACTCCAGGATCAGTGTGTAG
- the CIITA gene encoding MHC class II transactivator isoform X2, translated as MDSVFVPENGYLDLLHSDIDPLHLCTFFDPKSSGDEEGDFSTDLEVEASNYEQLNNVDFPYENGDGFFPCCNTTDAYAKIAELVEYVLKDQQEKQVEDIFAGNLILDDIAAENTEIFPDIKIQSCLKRTFLGSAAESYCDASEPKYKKIVEVPAASAGNGSFFAMPLNSHPVSCTSLTNQQMSCSVPAAHGLERSFIIPGLSEPLTTECQPVSVKGYQENLSLAGPPQQIFNFVLENGTSDVIVYPVLTSSMETFMSPSFPVNLCDLEKFQEVQDSLIPSEEPFKRPEQVETFCSSLKDYFRDTCKSVTMEREVNLDHLFIDGTLVQSHTETKTGKNSAKAMEKELVTCSLQEKEKTAIDRSQIFQIPQRKDLETKVIVVLGKAGMGKSILIQKICQDWSNGEFSQFEFVFWFDCKQISLPEKQYSLKQLLLEFFIKPQEGSKEIFEYMLQNPDKVLLIFDGFKGLHDHENFPRCSASQPEKDLCSIKELLSGLIQKKILNGCTLLFTARPKDKLYQYVSKVDKTIEIAGFSPQQRELYITKYFEESLYCDSALKLIKECEYLFSHCYSPVLCRFVCFLCETVLEMGEKSLPSTLTEVFLKFFQQKIMLMQTDVTTTQNQESLATLARVAWCLGEKHQSAMKSDLIPSKEVKEFALKYGVFLPFAFPRHSDSEEEEFGSTFSDFVIQNFLCALHLLLAEELKDKNLTKYLSFLSKKKKPYNWLDLMPRFLAGLMFLQDDPYFCSLSNEEAKQSTKKQKTFLKYIRRLQINTLCPERLLELLCCVYETQNNYLLQHVALRLEPELSFLGIVLTPPDVHVLHSILKRSRKEFSLDLRNSSIDMQGLQALVSLRNVTSFRASLSDTVRLWKSLEQTKDYELLKASTEKFVLDPFKAKTMKDISDLSDLVEMQKMMNCVQEASGCTSYEIPAIRNLRKLEFALGPACGLQGLLKLVKILAAFPSLQHLDLDALSENGIGDEGAKSLSEVFPTLTSLETLNLSQNKITDLGAENLATALPSLSSLKTLSLYNNNICDFGAENLAKILPTMTSLRVLDVQYNKITGVGAQQLTDSLRKCPHMKSLVMWNPTIPYGVLEHLHQLDSRISV; from the exons ATGGATTCAGTATTTGTGCCTGAAAATGGCTACCTTGATTTACTGCACAGTGATATTGATCCATTGCATCTGTGTACTTTCTTTGATCCTAAGTCATCTGGAGATGAAGAAGGTGACTTCTCTACAG ATCTTGAGGTTGAGGCCAGCAACTATGAGCAGTTAAATAATGTGGATTTCCCATATGAAAATGGAGATGGGTTCTTCCCCTGTTGCAACACCACAGATGCTTATGCTAAAATAG CTGAATTAGTAGAATATGTGCTCAAGGATCAGCAGGAGAAGCAGGTCGAAGACATTTTTG CAGGGAACCTTATTTTGGATGACATTGCTGCTGAAAACACTGAGATATTTCCTGACATAAAGATCCAGTCATGTCTTAAACGAA CTTTCTTAGGCTCTGCAGCAGAGAGTTACTGTGATGCTTCGGAACCCAAATATAAGAAAATTG tggaAGTCCCTGCAGCTTCTGCAGGGAATGGCAGTTTCTTTGCTATGCCTCTCAACAGCCACCCAGTGAGCTGCACCTCTCTAACTAACCAGCAAATGTCTTGTTCTGTTCCTGCTGCCCATGGACTGGAAAGAAGCTTCATAATTCCTG GATTGTCAGAACCTTTGACCACAGAGTGCCAGCCAGTCAGTGTGAAAGGGTACCAAGAGAATCTAAGCTTGGCAGGTCCTCCTCAGCAGATATTTAACTTTGTTCTTGAAAATGGCACATCTGATGTTATAGTATATCCAG TGCTGACATCTTCCATGGAAACATTCATGTCTCCAAGTTTTCCGGTTAATTTATGTG ATTTAGAGAAATTTCAAGAAGTTCAAGATTCCCTAATTCCTTCTGAAGAACCTTTCAAAAGACCAG AGCAAGTGGAAACTTTCTGTTCATCCCTTAAGGATTATTTCCGAGACACCTGCAAATCTGTGACCATGGAGCGGGAAGTAAATCTGGATCACCTGTTCATTGATGGGACACTTGTTCAAAGTCACACTGAAACCAAGACTGGAAAGAATAGTGCAAAAGCAATGGAAAAGGAGCTGGTAACCTGCAGCctgcaagagaaggaaaagacagCCATTGATAGAAGCCAAATATTTCAAATCCCACAGCGTAAAGACTTAGAGACTAAAGTGATTGTGgtgctgggaaaagcaggaatgggCAAAAGCATTCTCATTCAGAAGATCTGCCAGGACTGGTCCAATGGAGAGTTTTCTCAGTTTGAATTTGTATTTTGGTTTGACTGCAAACAAATAAGTTTGCCTGAGAAGCAATACAGcctgaagcagctgctgcttgaaTTTTTCATAAAACCTCAAGAGGGAAGCAAAGAGATCTTTGAGTATATGTTGCAAAATCCTGATAAAGTCCTTCTGATTTTTGATGGTTTTAAAGGATTGCACGATCATGAGAATTTTCCTCGTTGCTCAGCCAGCCAGCCTGAAAAGGATTTGTGCAGTATAAAGGAGCTGCTCTCAGGACTCATCCAAAAAAAGATACTCAATGGCTGTACTTTATTATTTACAGCAAGACCAAAAGACAAACTGTACCAGTACGTGTCCAAAGTGGATAAGACTATTGAAATTGCAGGATTTTCCCCTCAGCAGAGAGAATTGTACATAACCAAATACTTTGAAGAATCCCTTTACTGTGATAGTGCACTGAAATTAATCAAAGAGTGTGAGTACTTGTTCAGTCATTGTTACAGTCCTGTTTTGTGtagatttgtttgttttctctgtgagACAGTGCTTGAAATGGGAGAGAAAAGTCTTCCTTCAACTCTTACTGAAGTCTTCCTGAAATTTTTTCAGCAGAAGATCATGTTAATGCAAACAGATGTTACAACCACACAAAATCAAGAGAGTCTTGCTACCCTAGCTCGTGTAGCCTGGTGTCTTGGAGAAAAGCACCAAAGTGCCATGAAAAGTGATCTTATTCCTTCTAAGGAAGTTAAAGAGTTCGCTCTGAAGTATGGGGTTTTCCTGCCATTTGCATTCCCCAGACATTCAGATAGTGAAGAAGAGGAATTTGGGAGCACATTCTCTGATTTTGTCATTCAGAATTTCTTGTGTGCACTTCACCTTTTGTTAGCAGAAGAGCTCAAGGATAAAAATCTAACAAAATACTTGTCTTTTCTAtccaagaagaaaaaacctTATAACTGGTTAGATTTAATGCCTCGATTTTTGGCTGGTTTGATGTTTCTCCAGGATGACCCCTACTTCTGCTCTCTTTCAAATGAGGAAGCAAAGCAGTCAACCAAGAAGCAGAAGACATTCTTGAAATACATTAGAAGGCTGCAGATTAATACTCTCTGTCCAGAGAGGTTGCTGGAGCTTTTATGTTGTGTTTATGAAACACAGAACAATTATCTTCTGCAGCATGTGGCCTTGAGACTCGAGCCAGAGTTGTCTTTTCTGGGCATAGTTCTTACACCACCTGATGTCCATGTACTGCACTCTATTTTGAAAAGGTCAAGAAAAGAGTTTTCCTTGGATTTGCGGAACAGCAGCATTGACATGCAAGGGCTGCAAGCCTTGGTCAGCCTAAGGAATGTGACATCGTTCAG GGCTTCTCTGAGTGACACAGTCAGACTCTGGAAATCTTTAGAACAGACAAAAGACTACGAACTGCTGAAAGCATCCACAGAGAAATTTGTTCTTGATCCCTTTAAGGCAAAGACAATGAAGGACATCAGTGACCTCTCCGACCTTGTAGAGATGCAGAAGATGATGAATTG TGTGCAAGAAGCATCTGGTTGCACCAGCTATGAAATTCCTGCCATCAGAAACCTCAGAAAACTTGAATTTGC GCTGGGTCCAGCATGTGGCCTTCAAGGATTGCTAAAACTCGTGAAAATTCTTGCAGCATTTCCATCACTTCAGCATTTAGA CCTTGATGCTCTGAGTGAAAATGGCATAGGAGATGAAGGAGCAAAGAGTCTATCTGAAGTCTTTCCAACTCTGACATCACTGGAAACATTAAA TTTATCACAGAATAAAATAACAGACCTGGGTGCAGAGAACCTCGCTACAGCTCTTCCTTCCTTGTCTTCTTTAAAAACACTAAG CTTGTACAATAACAACATTTGTGATTTTGGAGCAGAAAATCTGGCAAAGATTCTTCCTACAATGACATCTTTAAGAGTGCTAGA TGTTCAGTATAACAAAATAACTGGTGTTGGAGCCCAGCAGCTGACTGACAGCCTACGAAAATGTCCCCATATGAAGAGCTTGGT GATGTGGAATCCCACCATTCCCTATGGCGTTCTTGAACACCTTCACCAGCTGGACTCCAGGATCAGTGTGTAG
- the CIITA gene encoding MHC class II transactivator isoform X1 — MEVRTKRQTMDSVFVPENGYLDLLHSDIDPLHLCTFFDPKSSGDEEGDFSTDLEVEASNYEQLNNVDFPYENGDGFFPCCNTTDAYAKIAELVEYVLKDQQEKQVEDIFAGNLILDDIAAENTEIFPDIKIQSCLKRTFLGSAAESYCDASEPKYKKIVEVPAASAGNGSFFAMPLNSHPVSCTSLTNQQMSCSVPAAHGLERSFIIPGLSEPLTTECQPVSVKGYQENLSLAGPPQQIFNFVLENGTSDVIVYPVLTSSMETFMSPSFPVNLCDLEKFQEVQDSLIPSEEPFKRPEQVETFCSSLKDYFRDTCKSVTMEREVNLDHLFIDGTLVQSHTETKTGKNSAKAMEKELVTCSLQEKEKTAIDRSQIFQIPQRKDLETKVIVVLGKAGMGKSILIQKICQDWSNGEFSQFEFVFWFDCKQISLPEKQYSLKQLLLEFFIKPQEGSKEIFEYMLQNPDKVLLIFDGFKGLHDHENFPRCSASQPEKDLCSIKELLSGLIQKKILNGCTLLFTARPKDKLYQYVSKVDKTIEIAGFSPQQRELYITKYFEESLYCDSALKLIKECEYLFSHCYSPVLCRFVCFLCETVLEMGEKSLPSTLTEVFLKFFQQKIMLMQTDVTTTQNQESLATLARVAWCLGEKHQSAMKSDLIPSKEVKEFALKYGVFLPFAFPRHSDSEEEEFGSTFSDFVIQNFLCALHLLLAEELKDKNLTKYLSFLSKKKKPYNWLDLMPRFLAGLMFLQDDPYFCSLSNEEAKQSTKKQKTFLKYIRRLQINTLCPERLLELLCCVYETQNNYLLQHVALRLEPELSFLGIVLTPPDVHVLHSILKRSRKEFSLDLRNSSIDMQGLQALVSLRNVTSFRASLSDTVRLWKSLEQTKDYELLKASTEKFVLDPFKAKTMKDISDLSDLVEMQKMMNCVQEASGCTSYEIPAIRNLRKLEFALGPACGLQGLLKLVKILAAFPSLQHLDLDALSENGIGDEGAKSLSEVFPTLTSLETLNLSQNKITDLGAENLATALPSLSSLKTLSLYNNNICDFGAENLAKILPTMTSLRVLDVQYNKITGVGAQQLTDSLRKCPHMKSLVMWNPTIPYGVLEHLHQLDSRISV; from the exons ACAAAGAGACAAACCATGGATTCAGTATTTGTGCCTGAAAATGGCTACCTTGATTTACTGCACAGTGATATTGATCCATTGCATCTGTGTACTTTCTTTGATCCTAAGTCATCTGGAGATGAAGAAGGTGACTTCTCTACAG ATCTTGAGGTTGAGGCCAGCAACTATGAGCAGTTAAATAATGTGGATTTCCCATATGAAAATGGAGATGGGTTCTTCCCCTGTTGCAACACCACAGATGCTTATGCTAAAATAG CTGAATTAGTAGAATATGTGCTCAAGGATCAGCAGGAGAAGCAGGTCGAAGACATTTTTG CAGGGAACCTTATTTTGGATGACATTGCTGCTGAAAACACTGAGATATTTCCTGACATAAAGATCCAGTCATGTCTTAAACGAA CTTTCTTAGGCTCTGCAGCAGAGAGTTACTGTGATGCTTCGGAACCCAAATATAAGAAAATTG tggaAGTCCCTGCAGCTTCTGCAGGGAATGGCAGTTTCTTTGCTATGCCTCTCAACAGCCACCCAGTGAGCTGCACCTCTCTAACTAACCAGCAAATGTCTTGTTCTGTTCCTGCTGCCCATGGACTGGAAAGAAGCTTCATAATTCCTG GATTGTCAGAACCTTTGACCACAGAGTGCCAGCCAGTCAGTGTGAAAGGGTACCAAGAGAATCTAAGCTTGGCAGGTCCTCCTCAGCAGATATTTAACTTTGTTCTTGAAAATGGCACATCTGATGTTATAGTATATCCAG TGCTGACATCTTCCATGGAAACATTCATGTCTCCAAGTTTTCCGGTTAATTTATGTG ATTTAGAGAAATTTCAAGAAGTTCAAGATTCCCTAATTCCTTCTGAAGAACCTTTCAAAAGACCAG AGCAAGTGGAAACTTTCTGTTCATCCCTTAAGGATTATTTCCGAGACACCTGCAAATCTGTGACCATGGAGCGGGAAGTAAATCTGGATCACCTGTTCATTGATGGGACACTTGTTCAAAGTCACACTGAAACCAAGACTGGAAAGAATAGTGCAAAAGCAATGGAAAAGGAGCTGGTAACCTGCAGCctgcaagagaaggaaaagacagCCATTGATAGAAGCCAAATATTTCAAATCCCACAGCGTAAAGACTTAGAGACTAAAGTGATTGTGgtgctgggaaaagcaggaatgggCAAAAGCATTCTCATTCAGAAGATCTGCCAGGACTGGTCCAATGGAGAGTTTTCTCAGTTTGAATTTGTATTTTGGTTTGACTGCAAACAAATAAGTTTGCCTGAGAAGCAATACAGcctgaagcagctgctgcttgaaTTTTTCATAAAACCTCAAGAGGGAAGCAAAGAGATCTTTGAGTATATGTTGCAAAATCCTGATAAAGTCCTTCTGATTTTTGATGGTTTTAAAGGATTGCACGATCATGAGAATTTTCCTCGTTGCTCAGCCAGCCAGCCTGAAAAGGATTTGTGCAGTATAAAGGAGCTGCTCTCAGGACTCATCCAAAAAAAGATACTCAATGGCTGTACTTTATTATTTACAGCAAGACCAAAAGACAAACTGTACCAGTACGTGTCCAAAGTGGATAAGACTATTGAAATTGCAGGATTTTCCCCTCAGCAGAGAGAATTGTACATAACCAAATACTTTGAAGAATCCCTTTACTGTGATAGTGCACTGAAATTAATCAAAGAGTGTGAGTACTTGTTCAGTCATTGTTACAGTCCTGTTTTGTGtagatttgtttgttttctctgtgagACAGTGCTTGAAATGGGAGAGAAAAGTCTTCCTTCAACTCTTACTGAAGTCTTCCTGAAATTTTTTCAGCAGAAGATCATGTTAATGCAAACAGATGTTACAACCACACAAAATCAAGAGAGTCTTGCTACCCTAGCTCGTGTAGCCTGGTGTCTTGGAGAAAAGCACCAAAGTGCCATGAAAAGTGATCTTATTCCTTCTAAGGAAGTTAAAGAGTTCGCTCTGAAGTATGGGGTTTTCCTGCCATTTGCATTCCCCAGACATTCAGATAGTGAAGAAGAGGAATTTGGGAGCACATTCTCTGATTTTGTCATTCAGAATTTCTTGTGTGCACTTCACCTTTTGTTAGCAGAAGAGCTCAAGGATAAAAATCTAACAAAATACTTGTCTTTTCTAtccaagaagaaaaaacctTATAACTGGTTAGATTTAATGCCTCGATTTTTGGCTGGTTTGATGTTTCTCCAGGATGACCCCTACTTCTGCTCTCTTTCAAATGAGGAAGCAAAGCAGTCAACCAAGAAGCAGAAGACATTCTTGAAATACATTAGAAGGCTGCAGATTAATACTCTCTGTCCAGAGAGGTTGCTGGAGCTTTTATGTTGTGTTTATGAAACACAGAACAATTATCTTCTGCAGCATGTGGCCTTGAGACTCGAGCCAGAGTTGTCTTTTCTGGGCATAGTTCTTACACCACCTGATGTCCATGTACTGCACTCTATTTTGAAAAGGTCAAGAAAAGAGTTTTCCTTGGATTTGCGGAACAGCAGCATTGACATGCAAGGGCTGCAAGCCTTGGTCAGCCTAAGGAATGTGACATCGTTCAG GGCTTCTCTGAGTGACACAGTCAGACTCTGGAAATCTTTAGAACAGACAAAAGACTACGAACTGCTGAAAGCATCCACAGAGAAATTTGTTCTTGATCCCTTTAAGGCAAAGACAATGAAGGACATCAGTGACCTCTCCGACCTTGTAGAGATGCAGAAGATGATGAATTG TGTGCAAGAAGCATCTGGTTGCACCAGCTATGAAATTCCTGCCATCAGAAACCTCAGAAAACTTGAATTTGC GCTGGGTCCAGCATGTGGCCTTCAAGGATTGCTAAAACTCGTGAAAATTCTTGCAGCATTTCCATCACTTCAGCATTTAGA CCTTGATGCTCTGAGTGAAAATGGCATAGGAGATGAAGGAGCAAAGAGTCTATCTGAAGTCTTTCCAACTCTGACATCACTGGAAACATTAAA TTTATCACAGAATAAAATAACAGACCTGGGTGCAGAGAACCTCGCTACAGCTCTTCCTTCCTTGTCTTCTTTAAAAACACTAAG CTTGTACAATAACAACATTTGTGATTTTGGAGCAGAAAATCTGGCAAAGATTCTTCCTACAATGACATCTTTAAGAGTGCTAGA TGTTCAGTATAACAAAATAACTGGTGTTGGAGCCCAGCAGCTGACTGACAGCCTACGAAAATGTCCCCATATGAAGAGCTTGGT GATGTGGAATCCCACCATTCCCTATGGCGTTCTTGAACACCTTCACCAGCTGGACTCCAGGATCAGTGTGTAG